A genomic stretch from Primulina huaijiensis isolate GDHJ02 chromosome 14, ASM1229523v2, whole genome shotgun sequence includes:
- the LOC140957536 gene encoding uncharacterized protein At4g38062-like, producing the protein MEKDKIYDELAKVNVELNKLREETELSDGLRRAHVDQQAKIHQAKLEIEKLAQELNCKSEEIREIRQACEELQSSLHRKEMFLQQTSCSNEKLQAEHKEKILVLEHGNRDLSVALDEATARIHDLERKTGANDEEIATLKRILSVKSEKDIEMQRNASKDLKDTEEYMLRLEEQTRIDKEQLKWKREQFSHLEEAHDKLQTQFQASAVEWKKEKSSLIKEISKLQAGLDDKNQISECLENQLRMCHQALAHEESRRKVLESQLSKSRLQFENAFLDCQEAQTDIEQTAAKRDEEIAEVRYLLRKKDMLANETRHGSVKLEEENRYLLERFRDAEAAKFDNSCAASSLKKMQDKLQGLEQLHKKYASNLKEKDAEWNHQIEKLKEDLICCLSELGGKNKSIGEIQKELEDCRLLLEVKNEEIFALDLVLKSEFCVAFSKMCDENMKLGMCIKQAEEKNMLLKQQLEMRITELNQVHAELKQRCDDTAALTAKVESLNSLKQKKYLVDDELKKYKEMLDESNECQCCLKEQCLRLENTLIENRKNASDDLEMVNSELANKTSELYKSKLELEQWKTEADTLKLKLEEYKLAHKQEMKERNQMIFNLEKEVKDLRNEVECQEKNLIESKQETLDLKGSLQSKKSEMEERIGQFEVERRSFKVVLEELKKASFGKEYSLSKLEGICGRFGVFCRDDMKLMDMLETMLQSSEDIVGDLLASGGLDDTTFSPSRKSFHAIFDERIPLTELNF; encoded by the coding sequence ATGGAAAAGGACAAAATATATGATGAACTAGCCAAAGTTAATGTTGAACTCAATAAGTTAAGAGAAGAAACCGAGCTTTCTGATGGTTTGAGGAGAGCTCACGTTGACCAACAAGCTAAAATCCACCAGGCAAAGTTGGAGATCGAGAAATTGGCTCAGGAACTGAATTGCAAGTCTGAGGAAATACGTGAAATTAGACAAGCGTGCGAGGAACTCCAATCCAGTCTGCACAGGAAGGAAATGTTTCTTCAGCAGACAAGTTGTTCAAATGAAAAGCTTCAAGCAGAACACAAAGAGAAAATTCTAGTACTGGAACATGGAAACAGAGATTTATCTGTCGCTCTAGATGAGGCGACAGCAAGAATCCATGATCTGGAGAGAAAGACTGGTGCTAATGATGAAGAAATTGCTACTTTAAAGAGGATTTTATCAGTTAAATCAGAGAAGGACATTGAAATGCAAAGGAATGCATCAAAAGACCTTAAAGACACTGAGGAATACATGCTTAGATTGGAGGAGCAAACTAGGATTGATAAAGAACAGCTGAAATGGAAAAGAGAACAATTTTCACACCTTGAAGAAGCACATGACAAGCTTCAAACTCAGTTTCAGGCTAGTGCGGTGGAATGGAAGAAGGAGAAATCTTCACTTATTAAAGAGATTTCTAAGTTGCAAGCTGGTTTAGATGATAAGAATCAGATTTCAGAATGCCTAGAGAATCAGTTGAGGATGTGTCATCAAGCCTTAGCTCATGAAGAAAGCAGAAGAAAAGTTCTCGAAAGTCAGTTGTCTAAATCTAGATTACAATTTGAAAATGCTTTCCTAGATTGTCAAGAAGCACAAACAGATATTGAGCAAACAGCCGCGAAGAGGGATGAAGAGATTGCAGAGGTACGCTACTTACTGAGAAAGAAAGACATGCTTGCCAATGAAACGAGACATGGGAGTGTAAAATTAGAGGAAGAAAACAGGTATTTGCTTGAGCGTTTCAGAGATGCTGAAGCTGCTAAGTTCGATAATAGTTGTGCCGCATCTTCTTTGAAAAAGATGCAAGATAAACTTCAAGGTTTGGAGCAGTTGCATAAAAAATATGCTTCAAACCTCAAAGAAAAGGATGCTGAGTGGAATCACCAGATAGAAAAATTAAAGGAGGACTTAATATGTTGCTTATCTGAGTTGGGTGGTAAAAATAAAAGCATAGGAGAAATCCAGAAGGAACTGGAAGACTGCCGGCTCTTATTGGAGGTAAAGAACGAAGAGATTTTTGCTTTAGATTTGGTGTTGAAATCTGAATTTTGTGTTGCTTTCTCAAAGATGTGTGATGAAAACATGAAGTTGGGAATGTGCATCAAACAAGCTGAAGAGAAAAACATGTTGCTGAAACAGCAGTTGGAAATGAGAATTACTGAGCTAAACCAAGTTCATGCTGAGCTGAAGCAGAGATGTGATGACACAGCAGCTTTAACGGCCAAGGTTGAGTCTTTAAATTCTTTGAAGCAGAAGAAATATCTCGTTGATGACGAACTCAAAAAGTATAAAGAGATGCTCGATGAATCAAATGAATGTCAATGTTGCTTGAAAGAACAATGCTTGAGATTGGAAAATACCCTGATAGAGAACAGAAAAAATGCTTCTGACGATTTAGAGATGGTAAATTCTGAGCTCGCCAACAAAACTTCTGAACTTTACAAATCTAAGCTTGAATTGGAACAGTGGAAAACTGAGGCAGACACTCTGAAACTAAAGCTCGAAGAATATAAGCTAGCCCATAAGCAAGAGATGAAAGAGAGAAACCAAATGATTTTTAACTTGGAGAAAGAAGTGAAAGATTTAAGGAATGAAGTTGAATGTCAAGAAAAAAACTTGATTGAGTCCAAGCAAGAGACTTTGGACCTTAAAGGTTCGTTGCAATCAAAGAAATCAGAAATGGAAGAGCGGATTGGCCAATTTGAGGTTGAAAGAAGGAGTTTCAAGGTTGTACTTGAGGAGCTGAAGAAAGCATCATTTGGTAAGGAGTATTCACTTTCTAAACTTGAGGGCATCTGTGGACGATTTGGAGTGTTCTGCAGAGATGACATGAAATTGATGGATATGTTGGAGACGATGTTGCAGTCTTCTGAGGATATCGTTGGTGATCTTTTGGCAAGTGGTGGACTCGATGATACTACTTTCTCACCATCAAGAAAATCGTTTCATGCAATTTTTGATGAAAGAATTCCATTGACAGAGCTGAACTTTTAG